The following coding sequences lie in one Thalassoglobus polymorphus genomic window:
- a CDS encoding multiheme c-type cytochrome — protein MHSFSKQLLFLSTMLLLSGCPQAGDDSEGVQTEPAEKQLKLVASGDTQGWIMPCGCTSNQSGGLLRRGSYLKNLRKQNDVIFVDVGGAADGTAPYQLEKFRSVLKGEQLMGIHAHNLGAAEIKFGKEILDSLSESLQVPFVSANVLDFQGELIFPAYRLYQGDEGTVLVTGVVSPRYSGLKLMVSDPADAIFKMLETVSEKYDWLIVLAYLDEGELRGLATTLPEAHAVIGGPTQQSLSPQMIGPVLVTSATNKGKFLAELDFQSGSKRSLNAKVVEMSPDFADESSQEKNLEVFRGILAKKDFHANESGLLSNERWPITHSDQVAGTQTCRECHTETCDHWDQTGHAHAWERLVAEGAHVDSYCQQCHTTGYGWEGGFVSAKLSTKRVNVGCESCHGPSREHSMNSSRPTTFDAQAQCLRCHDPENSPKFQYDSYWEKIAHE, from the coding sequence ATGCACTCCTTTTCTAAACAGCTTCTGTTTCTTTCAACGATGCTTCTGCTGAGTGGGTGTCCACAAGCCGGGGACGATAGTGAAGGTGTGCAGACAGAACCTGCCGAAAAACAACTCAAACTGGTTGCGAGTGGGGATACACAAGGATGGATCATGCCGTGTGGATGCACATCCAATCAATCCGGGGGCCTGTTGAGACGAGGGAGCTACCTTAAAAATTTACGAAAACAGAACGACGTGATCTTCGTCGATGTTGGAGGGGCAGCTGACGGAACCGCTCCGTACCAGTTAGAAAAATTCCGGTCGGTGCTGAAGGGGGAACAGCTGATGGGAATTCATGCACATAATCTGGGCGCTGCCGAAATCAAATTTGGTAAGGAGATCCTGGATTCACTTTCCGAGTCATTACAAGTCCCGTTTGTCTCAGCCAATGTCCTTGATTTCCAAGGAGAATTAATTTTCCCGGCTTATCGCTTATATCAAGGTGATGAAGGGACAGTGTTAGTCACTGGAGTCGTTTCACCACGATACTCAGGTCTAAAGCTCATGGTCAGTGACCCCGCAGATGCGATCTTCAAAATGCTGGAAACGGTCAGCGAAAAGTATGACTGGCTCATCGTGTTGGCGTATCTCGATGAAGGAGAACTGCGAGGGTTGGCAACCACGCTGCCTGAAGCACACGCCGTGATCGGAGGACCAACCCAGCAATCACTCTCACCCCAAATGATTGGCCCGGTCTTGGTGACCTCAGCGACAAACAAAGGAAAATTCTTGGCGGAGCTCGATTTTCAGTCCGGCTCGAAACGATCTCTCAACGCAAAAGTTGTCGAAATGTCGCCAGATTTTGCAGATGAGTCCTCTCAAGAAAAGAACCTGGAAGTCTTCAGGGGAATTCTTGCAAAAAAAGACTTCCATGCCAACGAGAGTGGTTTGCTATCAAATGAACGTTGGCCAATCACTCACTCAGATCAGGTTGCCGGAACTCAGACATGCCGAGAATGCCACACCGAAACCTGTGACCACTGGGATCAAACTGGACATGCACATGCGTGGGAACGACTGGTCGCAGAAGGAGCACATGTCGATTCTTACTGCCAGCAATGTCACACAACGGGATACGGTTGGGAAGGCGGTTTTGTTTCCGCGAAGCTTTCGACAAAGCGAGTCAACGTTGGCTGCGAAAGTTGCCATGGACCATCCAGAGAACATTCCATGAACTCCAGCCGACCGACGACCTTCGATGCACAGGCCCAATGTTTACGATGCCATGACCCTGAAAACAGTCCCAAGTTTCAGTACGACTCTTACTGGGAGAAAATTGCTCATGAGTAG
- a CDS encoding DUF4159 domain-containing protein, with protein MMTIRVLSLLLFCSLMCIPALAEDPETPSKEKAIALPGKDAPVVPDPLQSGGEAQSTVQVANLIYAGVKSSQCFSDHFLSSAERDSTISTSRRFHAVKLASDEIFNFPLVIMTGEGAFNLTDAERENLRQYLSRGGFLLASAGCSSKEWNRSFRREISNLFEKTPIQTVGMDHMIFNTVYKIDQLQAKHGTPKPLEGISLNGRLAVIYSEDGLNDTSHAQGCCCCGGNEITNAIQVNVNILAYALLF; from the coding sequence ATGATGACAATTCGAGTACTCTCACTCCTGCTCTTCTGCAGCTTGATGTGCATTCCAGCACTCGCGGAAGATCCCGAAACGCCATCAAAAGAGAAAGCGATCGCCCTACCGGGAAAGGACGCTCCAGTCGTTCCCGATCCACTTCAATCAGGGGGCGAGGCACAAAGTACGGTCCAGGTGGCCAACTTGATTTACGCCGGTGTGAAAAGCAGTCAATGTTTCTCAGACCATTTCCTCTCGTCAGCTGAGCGAGATTCCACAATCTCGACCAGCCGTCGATTTCATGCCGTGAAACTTGCATCAGACGAAATCTTTAACTTTCCACTGGTTATCATGACCGGGGAAGGCGCATTCAATCTCACAGATGCCGAACGCGAAAATCTTCGCCAATATCTCTCTCGGGGGGGATTCCTTTTAGCCTCTGCGGGCTGCTCATCAAAAGAGTGGAACCGTTCCTTCCGACGGGAGATTTCAAACCTGTTCGAAAAGACTCCGATTCAAACCGTCGGCATGGATCACATGATCTTCAATACCGTTTATAAAATTGATCAGCTTCAGGCCAAGCATGGAACGCCAAAACCTCTCGAAGGAATTTCGCTCAACGGACGACTGGCTGTGATCTACTCTGAAGATGGCCTCAACGATACTTCACACGCACAAGGCTGTTGCTGCTGTGGAGGAAACGAAATCACCAACGCGATTCAAGTCAACGTCAACATCCTAGCGTATGCACTCCTTTTCTAA
- a CDS encoding DUF58 domain-containing protein, which yields MAAATDSKFLDLQALAALEQLRFTTRHRIEGAYSGRHASRQKGGSGEFVDYREYTPGEDLRRLDWKVYARTGKSYVRLFQDETNLLCTLAIDASASMLFGAKSSSNRTGSKLEYAQYLATGFSHVISHGQDQVGLAVLGDQLIESIPCGGTVTHVRHCQSTIEKIETSPTLHLAPGLRQLFERTPSRGVLALMSDFLIDDLDDLFAAIRLFRHRQFEVILLHLVHPDEEQLPEGSSYRFEGLEGEGRIDCSPAHIRDEYAKQFSNHLAMVRSYALSAGCDYRLVSTSQSYLSILGSFLVERSG from the coding sequence ATGGCAGCTGCAACAGATTCCAAATTTCTGGATTTACAAGCTTTAGCGGCATTGGAGCAGTTGCGTTTTACGACTCGTCACCGCATCGAGGGGGCCTACAGTGGAAGGCACGCCTCTCGTCAAAAAGGGGGATCGGGCGAGTTTGTCGACTATCGAGAATACACTCCCGGAGAAGATCTTCGTCGCCTCGACTGGAAGGTCTATGCACGCACCGGAAAGTCGTATGTTCGTTTGTTCCAGGACGAAACAAACCTGCTTTGCACGCTGGCGATTGATGCCAGTGCCTCGATGTTGTTCGGAGCGAAAAGTTCATCAAACAGAACGGGATCAAAGCTCGAGTATGCCCAGTATCTGGCAACCGGGTTTTCGCATGTGATCTCACACGGACAGGATCAAGTTGGGCTCGCAGTTCTTGGTGATCAGTTAATTGAGTCCATCCCCTGCGGTGGGACAGTGACTCACGTCAGGCATTGCCAGTCAACGATTGAGAAGATTGAAACCTCTCCGACTCTGCACCTTGCACCAGGTTTGCGGCAACTTTTTGAGCGGACTCCTTCACGTGGAGTCCTTGCTCTCATGTCTGATTTCTTAATCGATGACCTCGACGATCTCTTCGCAGCCATTCGATTATTTCGTCACCGACAATTTGAAGTCATCCTATTGCATCTTGTTCATCCTGATGAAGAGCAACTCCCTGAAGGAAGCTCCTATCGGTTTGAAGGTCTCGAGGGCGAGGGGCGAATTGACTGCTCACCTGCGCACATTCGAGACGAATACGCCAAGCAGTTTTCGAATCATCTCGCGATGGTCCGTTCTTACGCGTTGTCGGCGGGCTGTGACTACCGGCTTGTTTCAACATCGCAGTCCTATTTAAGTATCCTCGGTAGTTTTCTAGTTGAAAGGAGCGGATAA
- a CDS encoding vWA domain-containing protein: protein MSLSFEPLLAPVAWVTLAIMSIGLWSWYVWKRPSTCPLPIWSIISFLGALGIILVLTVLLNPIWLEALPPPAGKPLLTILVDQSESMLTVDGEVNSTRFSDANRLVEAVAKKLKTTFDIRIQRFADEVRPTTVEELEGFTPSGSRTNLSAPILDSLVSDRPQGQAILLISDGVHNASGDANQVLEAASLSRSWDAPIYATTIGGQTTVRDIEVHVPRSQELVFVGQSVPITVEIDQHGLIGDRVTVVLESDGEVISNREVRIEPRTTTPVSYLITPEEVGLFQYQVKVKSLPGEATTANNSTTFQVRVVDEPVKALVLEGKPYWDAKFLLRMLTDDPSLELDCLVRITSDRSLWRRLELKEDEDSPPPNEKTTTTEQAGQAEQKSSPMNRVFERTETTELVTDEKSILLNLEKLRDYQILFLGREAETYLSDEAIENIRTWLSENGGSLVCYRGSPVAEPNRQLSRLLPLRWGRRAGQDESRFRVQVTERGDDLSWLRLGGGDTLSKLPSLSTTSTTESIKPLAVVLGRGDQSTTTPVLTYQPYGTGKVVVIEGAGMWRWAFLSPEYQEHDPVYGTLWQSLIRWVLSSGGLLPGEKVSLQMDRVTYTEGEAVSAVVLKREDGDSTPMPNVELRNENGELLQSAQPIPVGSEPGVYQVFLGKPESGHYELTMTGDPESLPGTRKVSFDVRPDMREKLETAARPDLMNRIAELSDGMVVKAEDLGDLGEKFKQHLQESRPVQYRRVSAWDRWWVLCGILVIWSCSWGLRRSSGLV from the coding sequence ATGTCTCTTTCCTTTGAACCACTGCTCGCACCTGTTGCCTGGGTCACTCTGGCAATTATGTCGATCGGGTTATGGAGCTGGTACGTCTGGAAAAGACCAAGCACTTGTCCGCTTCCAATCTGGAGCATCATCTCTTTTCTGGGCGCACTCGGGATCATTTTAGTCCTCACAGTTTTGCTCAATCCAATCTGGCTGGAAGCGCTCCCGCCTCCTGCAGGGAAACCACTGCTCACAATACTGGTTGATCAGTCGGAGAGCATGTTGACTGTTGATGGCGAAGTGAATTCCACTCGTTTCAGCGACGCGAATCGGCTGGTGGAAGCTGTCGCGAAAAAACTAAAAACAACCTTTGACATCCGTATTCAGCGATTCGCCGATGAGGTTCGCCCAACGACAGTCGAAGAACTCGAAGGTTTCACTCCTTCCGGTTCACGGACGAATCTATCCGCGCCAATCCTCGATTCTTTGGTGAGTGACCGACCGCAAGGGCAAGCGATCCTGCTTATTAGCGATGGAGTTCACAACGCATCGGGCGATGCCAATCAGGTGTTGGAAGCGGCCAGTCTGTCACGATCATGGGATGCGCCGATTTACGCAACAACAATCGGAGGACAAACAACAGTCCGAGACATCGAAGTTCATGTTCCTCGATCACAAGAGTTGGTTTTCGTCGGGCAATCAGTTCCGATTACTGTAGAGATTGACCAGCATGGACTCATCGGTGATCGTGTCACGGTCGTTCTCGAATCGGATGGTGAAGTCATCTCGAACCGAGAAGTGAGGATTGAACCACGAACGACGACTCCGGTTTCATACCTGATCACTCCTGAAGAGGTCGGGTTATTTCAGTATCAAGTTAAAGTCAAATCTCTACCGGGTGAAGCAACCACTGCGAACAACTCGACGACATTTCAGGTTCGGGTTGTTGATGAACCGGTAAAAGCTCTCGTGCTGGAAGGGAAACCGTATTGGGATGCGAAGTTCCTGTTGCGCATGTTGACTGATGATCCATCGCTGGAACTCGATTGCTTAGTCAGGATTACATCAGACCGATCTTTGTGGCGTCGACTTGAACTCAAAGAAGATGAAGATTCCCCCCCACCCAACGAGAAAACCACAACAACTGAACAGGCTGGGCAAGCTGAGCAAAAAAGCTCTCCGATGAATAGAGTCTTCGAAAGAACCGAGACGACTGAACTCGTCACTGATGAAAAATCGATTCTATTGAATTTAGAGAAGCTGCGAGATTATCAGATTCTGTTCTTGGGACGCGAAGCGGAAACTTACCTTTCGGACGAAGCGATCGAAAATATTCGCACCTGGCTCTCTGAAAATGGTGGGTCACTGGTCTGTTACCGTGGGTCTCCCGTCGCGGAACCGAATCGACAACTTTCGCGACTTCTCCCGTTGCGGTGGGGGCGACGTGCTGGTCAGGACGAATCTCGATTTCGTGTTCAGGTGACAGAGCGAGGTGACGATTTGAGCTGGCTGCGACTTGGCGGCGGGGACACCCTTTCAAAACTCCCCTCTCTTTCAACAACCAGCACTACTGAATCGATCAAACCGTTAGCTGTCGTCCTCGGCCGCGGAGACCAGTCGACAACGACTCCGGTCCTCACTTACCAACCGTATGGAACAGGAAAAGTCGTCGTCATCGAAGGTGCAGGAATGTGGCGTTGGGCCTTCTTATCCCCGGAGTACCAGGAACACGACCCTGTGTATGGGACACTCTGGCAAAGTTTGATTCGCTGGGTTCTGTCGAGCGGTGGCCTGCTCCCCGGCGAGAAGGTCTCCTTACAAATGGATCGTGTTACCTATACCGAAGGAGAAGCGGTCTCAGCTGTTGTTCTGAAACGAGAAGATGGAGACTCTACTCCGATGCCGAATGTGGAACTCAGGAACGAAAACGGAGAGCTCTTGCAATCTGCGCAACCAATTCCAGTAGGAAGCGAACCGGGTGTGTATCAAGTTTTTTTGGGCAAACCCGAATCTGGACATTATGAGCTGACAATGACAGGTGATCCCGAAAGCCTTCCCGGTACAAGAAAAGTCTCATTCGATGTCCGTCCTGATATGCGTGAAAAACTTGAGACAGCTGCCAGACCTGACTTGATGAACCGTATTGCAGAATTGAGTGATGGAATGGTCGTCAAGGCTGAAGACCTTGGCGATCTCGGAGAGAAATTCAAGCAGCATTTACAGGAAAGTCGTCCTGTCCAGTATCGGCGGGTCAGCGCCTGGGATCGGTGGTGGGTTCTGTGTGGAATTCTGGTAATATGGAGTTGCAGCTGGGGACTTAGAAGATCAAGTGGACTCGTTTAA
- a CDS encoding AAA family ATPase: protein MSLASTDIAKEEIQAFASRVKEIRDRLHETVVGQDETIDLLLTCALTGSHALLVGVPGLAKTLMVKALAAAFQWKFSRIQFTPDLMPSDITGYELLGKSSENGSPQLTFRPGPVFSNLVLADEINRAAPKTQSALLEAMAERHVTVGGQTHHLEEPFVVVATQNPIEQEGTYPLPEAQLDRFMMEIRIGYPKPEQEKEIVMKTSGATPAIPAAAFDRETFLQLRNLVWSVPIPENVAEFAVQLCGATRPDEPTAKQFAKDYVAWGAGPRGAQSLVTAAKAGALLKGRTAPTVADIRDVAVPVLRHRVVVNHRAIGDGVTTETVIKNLLKELE, encoded by the coding sequence ATGAGTCTTGCTTCAACGGATATCGCGAAAGAGGAAATCCAGGCGTTTGCCTCCCGGGTCAAAGAGATCCGCGACCGACTCCACGAAACCGTTGTAGGGCAGGACGAAACGATTGATTTGCTGCTGACCTGCGCTTTAACAGGCTCTCATGCTCTGCTCGTCGGTGTTCCAGGGCTTGCCAAAACTTTGATGGTGAAAGCACTGGCAGCCGCGTTTCAATGGAAATTCTCACGGATTCAGTTCACCCCCGACTTGATGCCGTCGGATATTACTGGTTACGAACTGCTTGGGAAATCATCTGAAAATGGTTCGCCACAGCTCACTTTCCGCCCCGGACCGGTTTTTTCCAACCTTGTTTTGGCTGATGAAATCAATCGCGCAGCTCCGAAAACTCAGTCAGCTTTGTTAGAAGCAATGGCTGAGCGACACGTTACTGTCGGAGGGCAGACGCATCATCTTGAAGAACCATTTGTTGTTGTGGCGACGCAAAACCCGATCGAACAAGAAGGAACCTACCCTCTTCCAGAGGCTCAACTCGATCGATTTATGATGGAAATCCGCATCGGTTATCCCAAACCTGAGCAGGAAAAAGAAATTGTCATGAAGACCTCAGGGGCGACACCAGCCATCCCCGCGGCAGCTTTTGATCGAGAAACATTTCTCCAACTGCGGAATCTTGTCTGGTCCGTTCCGATTCCTGAAAACGTCGCGGAGTTCGCCGTTCAACTTTGCGGTGCAACTCGACCGGACGAACCGACAGCTAAGCAGTTCGCAAAAGATTATGTCGCCTGGGGAGCGGGACCTCGTGGAGCACAAAGCCTCGTCACAGCCGCCAAGGCGGGGGCACTCTTAAAAGGCCGCACAGCTCCCACTGTCGCAGATATCCGTGATGTTGCCGTACCTGTATTACGTCACCGAGTTGTTGTGAATCACCGCGCAATTGGAGATGGTGTGACAACAGAAACAGTGATTAAGAATCTGCTCAAAGAGCTTGAGTGA
- a CDS encoding vWA domain-containing protein — protein sequence MFTHPWAIFIGIFASGLPVLIHWLTRPRPVRLPVSTLRFIRGAVQQRRARYRLRDILVLLMRTAAILLLAFAIARPLMNKKVVAAADEAPANIVRVVLLDCSQSMAARSGGIAHFERARPLALDSVKFQNSMKANLLLAAASPSPVFAGPTTNLRALREALQKSTVRPEQLRVQPALNLAGEMLAQSGAGAKLELVIYSDFQRANWTSADFSVLPQECDIQLKTVTNEKDVPNLAILNVSPGGRVQTGQETQFTVEIANYSSTPRHTRVELSLGSVVFPFEGHVPARAKSTLGGRVPTPGSGWQIGEAKIVGQNDSLPNDDVRAIATEVHPQPRVSYLTREERNKVASSAYFLERSVEATGVASTLQNSNWIDAADPDVDLLRSSDVVLIVRPGRLSRQTIAVLAAMVQRGVSLLYVATDPLDASNLKDLAEALGATARMPVEFAPLSSDRSGSRRFLTDVDRRRSPFSAFGDELAAALKSLQFEGGLISRPLADGLKEDIRGTLSDQSAFLTITSTGRGKLAVLNVDLERSNLARTPILVPLIGELISEELASGQQIKQTFPCGEPFTLTLAVGEERIEDLQLIGPGGSEITDPEIRGKLNATPTGIAWEVPKAGPPGVYQVLLEKRPVAAIATSIPAVESDLRMIPGNVFKERLSGGRQLTYQAGSSLTNEEQDTLWVWLAAGTLFCMMGELFTLKIFRT from the coding sequence ATGTTTACACACCCCTGGGCAATTTTTATCGGAATCTTTGCATCTGGGTTGCCGGTGCTGATTCACTGGTTGACGCGTCCGCGACCAGTCCGCCTGCCGGTCTCGACGTTAAGATTTATTCGCGGCGCAGTTCAGCAGCGTCGAGCGAGATACCGACTCCGTGACATTCTCGTTCTCCTGATGAGAACAGCTGCAATTTTATTGCTGGCTTTTGCAATTGCCCGCCCATTGATGAATAAGAAAGTCGTCGCAGCCGCTGACGAAGCTCCCGCGAATATCGTTCGGGTTGTGCTTCTCGATTGCAGCCAAAGCATGGCAGCTCGTAGTGGAGGAATCGCCCACTTCGAACGAGCACGCCCGCTTGCGTTGGATTCTGTCAAGTTTCAAAACTCTATGAAGGCTAACCTGTTGCTCGCGGCTGCCAGTCCTTCTCCGGTCTTTGCTGGTCCGACAACGAATTTACGTGCCCTCCGAGAAGCCTTACAGAAATCAACTGTCCGGCCCGAGCAACTTCGCGTCCAACCTGCACTCAATCTTGCCGGTGAAATGCTGGCTCAGTCAGGGGCTGGAGCCAAACTCGAGTTGGTCATTTACTCTGATTTTCAGCGAGCCAACTGGACTTCCGCGGACTTCTCAGTTCTTCCTCAAGAGTGTGACATTCAACTCAAAACTGTCACCAACGAGAAGGATGTCCCCAACCTTGCCATCTTGAACGTTTCTCCCGGTGGACGTGTTCAAACGGGTCAAGAAACACAATTCACCGTCGAAATCGCAAACTATTCCAGTACTCCGCGACACACACGAGTTGAACTCTCACTGGGAAGCGTCGTCTTTCCATTTGAAGGACATGTTCCTGCTCGTGCTAAGTCAACCTTGGGCGGTCGGGTTCCAACTCCGGGAAGTGGCTGGCAAATTGGGGAAGCGAAAATTGTCGGCCAAAATGATTCATTACCGAACGACGATGTCCGGGCAATCGCAACAGAGGTCCATCCTCAACCGCGTGTCTCTTATCTGACACGTGAAGAACGGAACAAAGTTGCTTCCTCCGCATATTTTCTGGAGCGTTCCGTCGAAGCGACCGGAGTCGCTTCAACGCTACAAAATTCAAATTGGATCGACGCCGCTGATCCTGATGTGGACCTCCTGCGTTCATCCGATGTCGTCCTGATTGTTCGTCCTGGAAGATTATCACGTCAAACAATTGCCGTACTGGCAGCAATGGTTCAACGGGGTGTAAGCCTTCTCTATGTTGCTACTGATCCACTTGACGCTTCTAACTTGAAGGATCTTGCTGAGGCGTTGGGGGCGACAGCACGGATGCCTGTGGAGTTTGCTCCATTATCCAGCGATCGAAGTGGCAGTCGAAGGTTTCTCACCGATGTGGATCGTCGACGTTCCCCCTTCTCAGCTTTTGGTGACGAACTCGCAGCCGCGCTGAAGTCGCTGCAGTTTGAAGGTGGATTGATTTCACGTCCACTTGCAGATGGACTGAAAGAAGATATTCGCGGAACACTGAGCGATCAGTCAGCTTTCCTGACAATCACGTCAACAGGACGAGGAAAACTTGCGGTACTCAATGTTGACCTGGAACGTTCCAACCTTGCCCGGACGCCGATTCTTGTACCGCTCATTGGTGAGTTAATCTCCGAAGAATTGGCTAGCGGTCAGCAGATCAAGCAGACATTTCCATGCGGTGAACCATTCACGCTCACGCTCGCTGTCGGTGAAGAACGGATCGAAGACTTACAACTCATCGGCCCCGGCGGAAGTGAGATTACCGACCCAGAGATACGCGGAAAATTGAACGCCACACCAACTGGCATCGCTTGGGAGGTTCCTAAAGCGGGCCCCCCTGGAGTGTATCAGGTTCTCTTAGAAAAGAGACCTGTCGCTGCCATCGCGACATCGATACCGGCGGTTGAATCAGACTTGCGAATGATCCCGGGTAACGTTTTCAAAGAGCGTCTTTCCGGCGGACGGCAACTGACATATCAAGCAGGCTCCTCATTAACAAACGAAGAGCAAGATACACTTTGGGTCTGGCTCGCTGCTGGTACTTTATTTTGCATGATGGGAGAACTCTTCACATTAAAAATTTTCCGAACATAA